The following proteins are encoded in a genomic region of Acipenser ruthenus chromosome 4, fAciRut3.2 maternal haplotype, whole genome shotgun sequence:
- the LOC117399807 gene encoding nuclear transport factor 2-like — translation MAEKPMWEQIGAGFVQHYYQQFDSNRVLLADLYTEASCLTWEGLGFQGKNAIMEKLTNLPFQKIQHSITAQDHQPTPDSCVISMVVGQLKVDDDPVMGFHQLFLLKNIDNKWICSNDMFRLALHNFG, via the exons ATGGCGGAAAAACCAATGTGGGAACAAATAGGAGCTGGCTTCGTACAGCACTACTACCAACAGTTTGATAGCAACAGAGTGCTTTTGGCAGATCTCTAC acagaGGCCTCCTGCTTAACATGGGAAGGACTGGGGTTTCAAGGCAAGAATGCCATTATGGAAAAATTGACT aaCCTGCCATTCCAAAAAATCCAACACAGTATAACAGCACAGGATCACCAGCCAACCCCAGACAGTTGTGTTATTAGCATGGTGGTGGGGCAGCTTAAG gtggATGACGATCCAGTAATGGGATTTCACCAACTATTTCTTTTGAAAAATATTGACAATAAATGGATTTGCAGTAATGATATGTTTAGATTGGCCTTGCATAACTTTGGCtaa